The Triticum aestivum cultivar Chinese Spring chromosome 7B, IWGSC CS RefSeq v2.1, whole genome shotgun sequence genome window below encodes:
- the LOC123156774 gene encoding receptor homology region, transmembrane domain- and RING domain-containing protein 2 has protein sequence MNRARRGGRLFLLWLCAVVCLMARPGACSVVLMANNTTLSFSDVEATFTPEVKGSGLNGVIYTVEPLDACSPLIKKAVEGPASPFALILRGGCQFDDKVRNAQDAGFKAVIVYDNKDLGVLVSMAGSSSGIDIYAVFISKTSGEVLKQYSGQSDAQVWIISTRDNSALSIMAISFTALLAMSAVLATCFFVRRHQMRRDRARIPAAREFHGMSSQLVKAMPSLIFTKVQEDNCTSSTCAICLEDYSVGEKIRVLPCRHKFHAACVDLWLTSWRTFCPVCKRDANAGMSNFPPSESTPLLSSAIPLPAESTALSSFRSMVAASPPRTISRHPSWQSMSRTNSNSSILHIRNPCRCCSNSPAISTSRSSVDLANMSSPWSNTLNLASGHSLGGGHFSPPISIRYSSPQVSPFGYRFSGQFVGPPHIPRSENGSPSYYLGSSGQQYPYLRHRTESGPSLFTMVPQSPQQTQLQDGGDSATSLSASASTQSLRQAYLQHCPDSDVSLSTATSAQSLPGC, from the exons ATGAACCGTGCAAGAAGAGGAGGGAGATTATTTCTCCTCTGGTTATGCGCAGTGGTTTGTCTCATGGCTCGGCCGGGAGCTTGCAGTGTGGTGCTGATGGCGAATAACACGACCCTGTCGTTCAGCGACGTCGAGGCAACATTTA CTCCAGAAGTGAAAGGTTCAGGTTTAAACGGTGTAATTTACACCGTCGAACCTCTTGATGCTTGCAGCCCTCTGATAAAGAAAGCAGTCGAAGGTCCTGCATCACCATTTGCATTGATTTTAAGAGGCGGCTGCCAATTTGATGATAAAGTTAGAAATGCTCAGGATGCCGGATTCAAGGCTGTGATAGTATATGATAACAAAGACCTCGGTGTCCTTGTTTCAA TGGCTGGAAGCTCATCCGGTATCGACATATATGCTGTCTTCATCTCTAAGACGTCAGGAGAGGTGTTGAAACAATATTCAGGTCAAAGTGATGCTCAGGTGTGGATAATATCAACGCGTGATAACTCAGCTTTGTCAATCATGGCAATATCTTTCACAGCACTGCTTGCTATGTCTGCTGTTCTTGCCACTTGTTTCTTTGTGAGAAGACACCAGATGAGAAGGGACAGGGCTCGAATACCTGCAGCACGAGAATTTCATGGAATGAGCAGTCAGTTAGTCAAGGCAATGCCGAGTCTTATTTTTACAAAAGTCCAGGAAGACAATTGTACTTCGTCAACATGTGCCATTTGCTTGGAAGACTACAGTGTTGGTGAAAAGATAAGGGTGCTGCCTTGTCGTCACA AGTTCCATGCTGCTTGCGTGGACCTGTGGCTCACATCATGGAGGACATTCTGCCCTGTATGCAAGCGAGATGCAAATGCTGGAATGTCAAATTTCCCTCCATCAGAGTCTACCCCTTTGCTTTCTTCTGCTATTCCCTTGCCAGCTGAATCGACAGCTTTGTCTTCTTTTCGTTCAATGGTAGCAGCATCTCCTCCAAGGACAATAAGCCGGCATCCTTCATGGCAGTCCATGTCCCGCACTAACTCCAATTCCAGTATCCTCCACATCCGTAACCCATGCAGATGTTGTTCCAACTCACCTGCTATCAGTACAAGTAGGAGCAGTGTAGACCTTGCAAACATGTCATCGCCATGGTCTAACACTCTGAACCTTGCATCCGGGCACTCCCTGGGCGGAGGGCATTTTTCTCCGCCGATCAGCATCAGATACTCATCACCACAAGTCTCCCCTTTCGGTTACAGATTTTCTGGACAATTTGTAGGTCCACCCCACATCCCCCGTTCCGAGAACGGATCTCCAAGCTATTATCTTGGCTCTTCAGGGCAGCAGTACCCTTACCTGAGGCATCGCACGGAGTCAGGGCCGAGCTTATTTACCATGGTGCCCCAGTCACCGCAACAGACCCAGCTGCAGGATGGTGGCGACTCGGCGACGAGTCTATCAGCTTCAGCATCAACCCAGTCGCTCCGTCAGGCCTACCTGCAGCATTGCCCCGATTCTGATGTGAGCTTATCTACTGCGACGTCAGCCCAGTCGCTGCCAGGGTGCTGA